TCGGGAGAGGCGAGCCCGATGCGCGACAGCACTCGCTCTCGCAGCGTCGTCACGTCGTCTCTGCCGTCGTGAGCCCGGCAGACTGCCCGCAGAGCCGCAAGACCGATGCCGTATCCGCTGCCCTCGTCACCGAGCGTGAGTCCCCATCCACCGGCGCGGGCTTCGGTGCCGTCGGCTGCTCGACCATAGGCGATTGAGCCGGTTCCCGCGATGAGAACGACGCCGACATCGCGCTCCAGGGCTCCTGCGAGGGCGATCCGGGCGTCGTGAGTGAGCATCGTGGTTTCCGGCAAGCCAGTTCGGGCTGGAACCGCCGCCAGAGCTTGGAGGTCCTCGGGTCGCCCGGCTCCTGCGAGCCCGATGACGGCAGTGCGGAGCCGTTCGGTTCCCCCGATATCGCGGCAGACGGCGCTGACCAGTTCCGACAGCCTGGCGATGACCGTATCGACGCCGATGCGGTGGTAGTTCGTGCCGGGACCTTCGGCTCGGGAGAGGACAGAACCGTCCTCCGAGACGAGGATGGCGGAGGTCTTCGTGCCGCCGCCGTCGATGCCGAGGTAGAACGACACGCGTCCGATTCCTAGCGGCGCGTCGGTGCGGGGAACCGGGGCTTCGACAGCAACGTCTGAATCTCGTAGATGGAGCCGGTGCGCTCGCCGTATGGCAGCGGAACCCGCGCCTGAATCCGCTCGATGCGCGGCTCGTGCGACGGCGTGCCACGGAGTAGACAGGCGTTGAACGCCTCCCAGCTTGGGACGCCCAGCAGGGGCCACGCATCGGCGGCGCAATACTGGAAGAGCAGCAGGCGTCGAGGGTGTTCCGACAGGTTCGGCGCCGATGCGTGGAGCAGCCGAGCGTGATGGATCGAGATGTCGCCGGAGTTCATCGTCAGCGCGACGGGATCACTCGGTGTGAAGGTCGGGTCGGTGACCGCCCCGACGAAGACGCCGTTCTCGTGGTGATCGAGGATGGGGCCCCGATGCGATCTCGGCAACACGAGCAGGGGCCCGTTGTCGAGCCGCATATCATCCAGGGCGATGCCGACGGCGAGGAGGTCGTCGTTGGTGTGGGGATAGAAGGCGAAGTCCTGATGCCAGTCGACGGGGCTGCCGTAGCCGGACCATTTCAGGTTCAGCTTGTCGCCGTTCGTTCGGATGCCGGGCCCGATGAGCTGCTCGACGATGTCGAGGACGGCGTCCTTGCGGAGGGCGCGGTCGTACGCCGGATGGTGGCTCGCAGGGCTCTTGATGCGTCGGAGGCGCGGGACTTCGGGGGTGTGCCCGGGCTCCAGGTCGAACGTATCGTCGTGGCGCGTCACGCGGCGTGAGCGTTCTACGAAGTCGTCCGTCACGGCGCGGAGCTCCGCGATCTCGTCGTCCGAGAAGAGGTCTCCGACGACGAGGTACCCGGATTCCCGATAGGATTCGAGCTCGGACGGGCTAAGCATCCTGACGCTCCGGCGACTTCATCCGAGGACGCCGAGACTGCGCAGGTGTCGCACCGAAGACGCGACGCGCTCCTTGGCTCCCTCGACGGTCAAGTTTTCGCCCTCGATGCCCTCGAGCTCCATCGTGAAGGGCCCGGTGAACCCGCGCGTGTTGAGCTGGCGGAAGACCTCGGCGAAGTTGACCACCCCCTCGCCCAGGGCGGGGAAGTACCACGTGCGGTATCCGCCGTTGGTGTC
This is a stretch of genomic DNA from Candidatus Poribacteria bacterium. It encodes these proteins:
- a CDS encoding phytanoyl-CoA dioxygenase family protein — encoded protein: MLSPSELESYRESGYLVVGDLFSDDEIAELRAVTDDFVERSRRVTRHDDTFDLEPGHTPEVPRLRRIKSPASHHPAYDRALRKDAVLDIVEQLIGPGIRTNGDKLNLKWSGYGSPVDWHQDFAFYPHTNDDLLAVGIALDDMRLDNGPLLVLPRSHRGPILDHHENGVFVGAVTDPTFTPSDPVALTMNSGDISIHHARLLHASAPNLSEHPRRLLLFQYCAADAWPLLGVPSWEAFNACLLRGTPSHEPRIERIQARVPLPYGERTGSIYEIQTLLSKPRFPAPTRR